A single Balneola sp. DNA region contains:
- a CDS encoding translation initiation factor IF-2, with protein MPISRPKPLFKVASEFNVSTQSIVDTLADNGFTAANRPNFKVTPEMYDALDGVYGEDRAKSQDHERAKEEYESRRNHMLNQRNESVTLDNLLEPMDALEPIDGSAGEVKDAVEDDLIAGLEPLSEDEPVLEQVEEPVAEAEPELEPEPESEPEIEPVAEIEPEEEPVAEAEPEVEVEEAIAEAEEVEEEQEVEAEAGEDEYEEDEVEETQTEGGKIIRGRAQQLKGTKVLGKTAFTNDLTSGSKVRKKRKRKKDQPGFDGQGDNKKQAQSNQKDQKKKPNPKKEKPKAKPKAEVDVVDVDRMMRETLKKMQGNSTVGSKRGKRRRQRKEEREEEQLLQQEMQEMDSGSIEVTEFITANDLAEELEVGVNDIISACMSIGLMITINQRLDAGTIELVASEFGKDVKFIDAEELVEDLVVEEDAEEDLKPRAPIITVMGHVDHGKTSLLDYVREARVAEGEAGGITQHVGAYEVVHDGKKITFLDTPGHEAFTAMRSRGAQATDIVILVVAADDSVMPQTIEAINHAKAAGVPIVVAINKMDKEGATPDKIKQQLSDHDVIVEEWGGTTQFALVSAKTGMGIDDLLEKVLIEAELLDLKANPDRRADGVVLEARLDKGKGIVANILIQNGTLNVGDAFVAGPCFGRVRAMENDLGKRIKDAGPATPVQLTGFDEMPQAGDKVVVAIDEKTAKEVANQRQQIRREQALRKTKHMTLDDLSRRLALGEVSELNIIIKADVDGSIEALSGSLQKISTDEVAVNIIHTGAGAISESDVLLASASDAIIIGFQVRPTAQARKLAETEEIDIRLFSVIYDAVDEVRDALEGLLSPELKEQLMGIVDVREIFKVSKVGTIAGCYVSEGKIDRNNPIRIIREGVVIYDGAIGALKRFKDDVKEVTSGYECGISIQNYNDIKVGDSFESYKITEEKRTLEDIN; from the coding sequence ATGCCCATAAGCAGACCAAAACCATTATTTAAAGTTGCCTCAGAGTTTAATGTGTCAACACAATCTATTGTAGACACACTGGCAGACAATGGCTTTACTGCGGCCAATCGGCCTAACTTCAAAGTCACACCGGAGATGTATGACGCCCTGGATGGTGTATATGGTGAAGACAGAGCCAAAAGCCAGGATCACGAACGGGCAAAAGAAGAGTATGAGAGTCGCAGGAACCATATGCTGAATCAGCGGAATGAGAGTGTAACGCTCGATAACTTGCTGGAACCTATGGATGCCCTTGAACCTATTGATGGCTCTGCTGGAGAAGTTAAAGATGCCGTTGAAGATGATTTGATTGCAGGGCTTGAGCCCCTTTCTGAGGATGAACCTGTTTTGGAACAGGTAGAAGAACCTGTAGCTGAGGCAGAACCAGAACTAGAACCAGAGCCCGAATCTGAACCAGAAATTGAGCCAGTAGCCGAAATTGAGCCTGAAGAAGAGCCTGTTGCTGAAGCGGAGCCTGAAGTAGAAGTTGAAGAAGCTATTGCTGAAGCGGAAGAAGTAGAGGAGGAGCAAGAAGTAGAGGCTGAAGCCGGAGAAGATGAGTATGAAGAGGACGAAGTCGAAGAAACTCAAACTGAAGGCGGTAAGATAATACGTGGACGAGCACAGCAGCTTAAGGGCACTAAAGTACTTGGAAAAACAGCCTTTACTAACGATTTAACCTCCGGTTCAAAAGTAAGGAAAAAGAGAAAGCGTAAAAAAGACCAACCTGGATTTGATGGGCAGGGTGACAATAAAAAACAAGCTCAGTCAAATCAGAAAGATCAAAAGAAAAAACCTAATCCAAAGAAGGAAAAACCTAAAGCCAAGCCAAAGGCTGAGGTTGATGTGGTAGATGTTGATCGTATGATGCGCGAAACCCTCAAAAAAATGCAGGGGAACAGCACGGTTGGTAGCAAACGTGGAAAAAGACGTCGTCAGCGTAAAGAAGAGCGTGAAGAAGAGCAGTTACTTCAGCAGGAAATGCAAGAAATGGATTCCGGTTCTATTGAGGTAACCGAATTCATTACCGCAAACGACTTAGCCGAAGAACTCGAAGTAGGGGTAAATGATATTATTTCGGCATGTATGAGTATTGGTTTGATGATTACCATTAATCAACGCCTTGATGCCGGAACCATAGAATTGGTAGCTAGTGAATTTGGCAAGGATGTGAAATTCATCGATGCTGAAGAACTTGTCGAAGACTTGGTCGTTGAAGAAGATGCCGAGGAAGATCTTAAACCACGCGCTCCAATTATTACAGTAATGGGTCACGTTGATCATGGTAAAACCTCATTACTTGATTATGTTCGTGAGGCACGAGTAGCTGAAGGAGAAGCCGGAGGTATTACTCAGCACGTTGGTGCTTATGAAGTAGTTCATGATGGTAAGAAAATCACCTTCCTTGATACTCCGGGTCACGAGGCCTTTACCGCGATGCGTTCTCGTGGTGCTCAGGCAACCGATATTGTAATTCTTGTAGTTGCAGCCGATGATTCTGTGATGCCTCAAACCATTGAAGCTATAAACCACGCGAAAGCAGCCGGTGTGCCTATTGTTGTAGCAATCAACAAAATGGATAAAGAAGGTGCTACCCCTGATAAGATCAAACAACAGCTTTCGGATCATGATGTAATTGTGGAAGAGTGGGGAGGTACTACTCAGTTTGCACTTGTTTCTGCAAAAACCGGGATGGGTATAGACGACCTACTCGAAAAGGTATTGATTGAAGCCGAACTACTTGACCTTAAAGCGAATCCTGATCGTAGAGCAGATGGTGTGGTACTTGAAGCTCGATTGGATAAAGGGAAAGGTATTGTTGCGAACATCTTGATTCAAAATGGTACGCTAAATGTGGGAGATGCTTTTGTGGCAGGCCCATGTTTTGGGCGAGTAAGAGCCATGGAAAACGATCTTGGAAAAAGAATTAAAGATGCAGGTCCAGCTACTCCGGTTCAGCTAACAGGTTTTGATGAAATGCCACAAGCTGGTGATAAAGTGGTAGTAGCCATTGATGAGAAAACGGCAAAAGAAGTAGCCAATCAACGTCAGCAAATTCGTCGAGAACAAGCGCTCAGAAAAACCAAGCATATGACGCTTGATGATCTTTCCAGAAGACTTGCTCTTGGTGAAGTATCTGAACTTAATATCATCATCAAAGCTGATGTGGATGGTTCTATTGAGGCACTTTCCGGATCTCTGCAAAAGATTAGTACAGATGAAGTTGCGGTAAACATCATACACACTGGGGCAGGTGCAATTTCTGAATCTGATGTGCTACTTGCTTCCGCTTCTGACGCTATCATTATTGGTTTCCAGGTACGTCCTACTGCACAAGCTCGTAAGCTTGCTGAGACTGAAGAAATTGATATCAGATTGTTCAGTGTTATCTACGATGCCGTGGATGAAGTTAGAGATGCCCTTGAGGGACTTCTTTCACCAGAGCTGAAAGAACAATTAATGGGTATTGTAGATGTTCGTGAGATCTTTAAAGTTTCTAAAGTAGGTACTATTGCTGGTTGCTATGTATCAGAAGGAAAGATTGACCGAAACAACCCAATCCGTATTATTCGGGAAGGTGTGGTAATTTATGACGGAGCAATTGGAGCTTTAAAACGTTTCAAAGATGACGTTAAGGAAGTGACTTCAGGTTATGAGTGCGGTATCTCGATTCAAAATTACAATGATATCAAAGTTGGCGATTCCTTCGAGAGCTACAAGATTACCGAAGAGAAACGTACACTCGAGGATATTAATTAA
- a CDS encoding bifunctional riboflavin kinase/FAD synthetase yields MARLVHLKDIDHNPNTVVTVGTFDGVHEGHRALMEAVVEKAKKRDARSVVVTFDPHPRTIISTRGESIKLLTSLEERAEILESFGIDILLVIPFTRDFSLLSSEEFVKDIIYQKVGISEFVIGYDHHFGRDRSGTIETLEKLASRIAFDVHVVSKREMGDITISSTVIRKELLENGDIGTATKLLGRPYFLNGVVIHGDERGRLIGFPTANLQPQHKDKIIPKNGIYAVKVRVDEERYGGMMNIGIRPTFDGSTKTLEVNIFDFKESIYGKTIQIQFISRIRDEKKFDGAEELAAQLEEDKLSAKRMLG; encoded by the coding sequence ATGGCTAGACTTGTACACTTAAAAGATATTGATCATAACCCCAACACTGTGGTAACAGTGGGCACCTTTGATGGTGTACATGAAGGGCATCGAGCTTTAATGGAAGCAGTAGTTGAGAAAGCAAAAAAACGTGATGCCAGAAGTGTTGTCGTTACATTTGACCCTCATCCCAGAACGATTATTAGTACAAGGGGTGAGAGTATTAAACTACTTACATCCTTAGAAGAAAGAGCTGAGATTCTGGAAAGCTTTGGAATCGATATACTGTTAGTAATTCCTTTCACAAGAGATTTTTCTCTTCTTAGCTCTGAGGAATTCGTAAAAGATATCATCTATCAAAAAGTAGGGATTAGTGAGTTTGTAATTGGCTATGACCATCATTTTGGGAGAGATCGGTCAGGCACTATTGAAACGCTCGAAAAACTTGCATCACGTATTGCATTTGATGTACATGTAGTATCGAAAAGAGAGATGGGAGACATTACCATCAGTAGTACGGTTATCAGAAAAGAGCTACTGGAAAATGGAGATATTGGAACGGCTACCAAATTACTTGGAAGGCCTTACTTTTTGAATGGGGTGGTAATTCATGGTGATGAACGAGGTCGGTTAATAGGATTTCCAACTGCAAATTTACAACCCCAGCACAAGGATAAGATCATTCCAAAAAATGGTATTTATGCCGTAAAAGTCAGAGTAGATGAAGAAAGGTATGGGGGAATGATGAACATTGGAATAAGACCAACATTCGACGGGAGTACCAAAACTTTGGAAGTGAATATTTTCGACTTTAAAGAAAGTATTTATGGAAAGACAATTCAGATTCAGTTTATATCCCGAATTCGTGACGAAAAGAAGTTCGATGGAGCAGAAGAATTAGCTGCACAACTTGAAGAAGATAAGTTGAGTGCTAAACGTATGTTGGGCTAG
- the truB gene encoding tRNA pseudouridine(55) synthase TruB has protein sequence MAKPLPIESIPVFSKKNLPFPDFDFNTGAIVLVYKEKDWTSFDAVKYTRGRLNTRKVGHAGTLDPAATGLLILCAGKATKSISKIQEMPKTYIGEITFGGSTPSYDGESEVNEEAPFEHITLEGITSILEEKFDGEIQQVPPMYSALKRDGKKLYELARRGKEIELEPRPVTIHNIEILDFELPKLRLRITCSKGTYIRSIAHDLGLALDSRAYLSALERTGIGMYSSDDALTPHEINSLMRSDG, from the coding sequence ATGGCGAAGCCACTTCCTATTGAGTCTATTCCTGTTTTTTCTAAGAAAAACCTTCCATTTCCGGATTTTGATTTTAACACCGGTGCTATTGTTCTTGTCTATAAAGAAAAAGACTGGACCAGTTTTGATGCTGTTAAATATACAAGAGGAAGACTTAATACCAGGAAAGTAGGGCATGCGGGAACCTTAGACCCTGCTGCTACAGGTTTGTTGATTCTTTGTGCTGGTAAAGCAACCAAATCCATTTCCAAAATCCAGGAAATGCCCAAAACCTATATAGGAGAAATAACATTTGGAGGGTCGACTCCCAGTTATGACGGAGAGTCTGAGGTGAATGAAGAAGCTCCTTTTGAACACATCACGCTAGAAGGAATTACATCTATATTGGAAGAAAAGTTTGATGGAGAGATACAGCAGGTTCCTCCAATGTATTCCGCGTTAAAAAGAGATGGTAAAAAGCTGTATGAGCTCGCAAGAAGGGGGAAAGAAATAGAACTGGAACCCAGACCTGTTACCATACATAATATTGAGATTCTGGATTTCGAACTTCCTAAACTCCGTTTAAGGATTACATGCAGTAAAGGGACCTACATACGTTCCATAGCTCATGATTTAGGACTAGCTCTTGACTCAAGGGCATATTTATCTGCATTGGAACGTACGGGAATTGGTATGTATTCTTCTGATGACGCTTTAACTCCACATGAGATTAACTCTTTGATGAGGTCGGATGGCTAG
- the rbfA gene encoding 30S ribosome-binding factor RbfA: MSFRVERLGALLKKDIGEIIQREFQPDGTFVTVTNVRVTPDLSIAKVYLSVFAPGRDDQVVYEFIDEQVPAIRHKLAGKIRNQVRKIPELHFYADDTSEYVNKMEELFKKVDSQPKAPTEDSEE, translated from the coding sequence ATGAGCTTTAGAGTAGAGCGATTAGGCGCATTACTTAAAAAGGACATTGGTGAAATCATCCAGAGAGAATTTCAGCCAGATGGGACTTTTGTAACGGTTACCAATGTGCGTGTTACTCCCGATTTATCGATCGCAAAAGTATACCTAAGCGTATTTGCTCCGGGTAGGGATGACCAGGTGGTGTATGAATTTATTGATGAGCAGGTACCAGCAATACGACATAAATTGGCTGGTAAAATCAGAAACCAGGTTCGGAAAATCCCTGAACTTCATTTCTACGCTGACGATACTTCCGAATATGTTAATAAGATGGAAGAGCTGTTCAAAAAAGTAGATAGCCAGCCTAAAGCTCCAACCGAAGATTCTGAGGAATAA